A region of Nerophis lumbriciformis linkage group LG26, RoL_Nlum_v2.1, whole genome shotgun sequence DNA encodes the following proteins:
- the gpr68 gene encoding ovarian cancer G-protein coupled receptor 1, with protein MLEEDIINCTISHEIHQNLFSIVYILVLLVGVPSNLYALYHAVLQLKQKNELGVYLINLTVSDLLYLTSLPLWLQYIFQDDDWRHREWLCQLCGFLLYENIYISIGFLCCISLDRYLAVVHPLRFTFLRSMAAAGLFSAIIWLKEIAVGVVFFRHKELSPTPYNQSVCFEHYPMQPWEYPVNYYRVTIGFMFPLAILLVSYLCVLRAVGQSAGTQPVQKTRIRQLVSSTILIFLICFSPYHIFLLVRTVLERDCNFITGIFNYYHLALLLTSLNCVADPALYCFVSESARHGFFRAVFRPATRFLCCCLGGGNAGLPNVATDSHQVPIDVTTLTRLSHMSKTSTTVILITADDTKRVIPFTLQDRSDGKSIVETEKMSHTSVIMK; from the exons ATGCTTGAGGAGGACATTATAAACTGCACCATCAGCCATGAAATCCACCAGAACCTCTTCTCCATTGTTTATATCCTGGTACTGTTG GTGGGTGTTCCCTCCAACCTCTACGCTCTGTACCATGCGGTTCTGCAGCTGAAGCAAAAGAATGAATTAGGGGTTTACTTGATAAACCTCACCGTGTCTGATCTGTTATACCTGACGTCATTACCACTCTGGCTCCAGTACATTTTCCAG GATGACGATTGGCGCCATAGAGAATGGTTGTGCCAACTGTGTGGCTTTCTTCTCTATGAGAACATCTATATCAGCATTGGCTTCCTATGCTGTATCAGTCTGGATCGCTACCTGGCTGTGGTCCACCCTTTAAG GTTCACCTTCCTGCGCTCCATGGCTGCAGCCGGTCTTTTTAGCGCCATCATCTGGCTGAAGGAGATCGCAGTGGGGGTTGTTTTCTTCCGCCATAAAGAGCTGAGTCCAACGCCCTACAACCAGTCGGTGTGCTTCGAGCATTACCCCATGCAGCCCTGGGAGTACCCGGTCAACTACTACCGTGTCACCATTGGTTTCATGTTCCCACTGGCCATTCTGCTG GTCAGCTACTTGTGCGTGCTTCGGGCTGTGGGTCAGAGTGCCGGCACACAGCCAGTCCAGAAGACCAGAATCCGGCAGTTAGTAAGCAGCACCATACTCATTTTCCTCATCTGCTTCTCCCCTTACCACATCTTCCTGCTGGTACGCACCGTGCTGGAGCGGGACTGTAACTTTATCACAG ggatattcaactattaCCACCTGGCACTCTTGTTGACCTCTCTGAACTGTGTGGCCGACCCTGCACTCTACTGCTTCGTCAGCGAAAGTGCCCGCCATGGCTTCTTCAGGGCCGTTTTTCGGCCCGCGACCAGGTTTCTGTGTTGCTGCCTTGGTGGCGGGAATGCTGGTCTCCCTAACGTCGCCACCGATTCCCATCAAGTCCCTATTGATGTGACCACGCTGACGAGGCTCTCTCATATGAGCAAGACCAGCACAACCGTGATCCTAATCACCGCGGACGATACAAAAAGAGTCATACCATTCACTTTACAAGACAGGAGTGATGGAAAGAGTATTGTCGAGACAGAGAAAATGTCCCACACAAGTGTTATCATGAAGTGA